A DNA window from Longimicrobiaceae bacterium contains the following coding sequences:
- a CDS encoding PqqD family protein, with amino-acid sequence MPDGYQVPEDVLAAHLAGEAVLLDMDTKQYFRLNATAAHVWKQLERGLDRPALLADLCANFEVDEATAGAELDRLLAELAAHGLVRPAPPEGGAA; translated from the coding sequence ATGCCCGATGGATACCAGGTCCCCGAAGACGTGCTGGCCGCCCACCTGGCGGGCGAGGCGGTGCTGCTGGACATGGACACCAAGCAGTACTTCCGCCTGAACGCCACCGCGGCGCACGTGTGGAAGCAGCTGGAGCGCGGCCTGGACCGCCCGGCGCTGCTGGCCGACCTGTGCGCCAACTTCGAGGTGGACGAGGCGACCGCCGGCGCCGAGCTGGACCGGCTGCTGGCCGAGCTCGCCGCGCACGGCCTGGTGCGCCCCGCCCCGCCGGAGGGCGGCGCGGCGTGA